The sequence TGGGCGCGGGCGTCCTGCCCCCGGGGCCGCTCCCCTGGCTGCTGGCCGCCACCGCCGTGCTGGCCGGCGCGCTGCTCTGGGTCCGCCGGACCGCCCCGGCGGCGAGGCTCCCGGAAGCGCCGCCCCGCCCGGATGCCCCCGGGCTCCCGGACGCCGGGCCGGTCACGGCAGACGCGGCGCCCTGAGCACCGCGTCGTGGGAGTGGCGTGCCCCGCCCCCGGGCGGACAGCGTTCTTTGCGGAATTCGCACGACGCGGGCAGAGTGCGGACAACGCATCGGAGCGAGCGACCGCCCTCCGGGCCACGACCGTCCCCGAACCCCGGACCGCCGTCCCCCAGCGGCAGCCGCCGCCACACGGCACCACCCCGCACCGGCCACCCAGGAGATCCATCCCCATGCTCGACCGACTCGCCCCGCTGGTCATCGGCGAATGCGTCGCCGACATCGTCCGGCTGCCGGACCAGGGCGACCGGGTCCACCCGGGCGGCAGCCCCGCGAACGTCGCGTACGGTTTGGCCAGGCTCGGCCATCACCCCACTCTGCTCACCCAGTTGGGCGCCGACGGCCACGGACGGCTCATCCGGGACCGTCTGACCGCCGCCGGGGTCGAGGTCCGCACCGACGACGCCACCGCGCCGACCCCGTCGGCCGTCGTCACCCTGGACGGCCGGGGGCACGCCACGTACGCCTTCGACATCGGCTGGACCCTGGACCCGGTCCCGCTCGACCGGGTGCCGGGGCACGTGCACACCGGCTCCGTCGCGGCCGTTGTCGACCCCGGGGCCGCGACGGTCCTGGCCGCCGTCGAATCGCTGCGGGGAGCGGCCACCGTCAGCTACGACCCCAACGTCCGGCCCCAGTTGATGGGCGAGCGCAGCGGGGCCGTGGCCCGTGTCGAACGCTGTGTCGCGCTGAGCGACGTGGTCAAGGCCAGCGACGAGGATCTGCGGTGGCTGCATCCGGGTGAGGAGCCGGAGCGGATCGCCGGACGGTGGCTCGCCGCCGGACCCGCACTCGTTCTCGTCACCCGGGGCGAGGCGGGGGCGTTCGCCCTGTTCCCCGGCGGCCGGATCACCCTCGGGGCCCCGGCGGTCGAGGTCGCCGACACCGTCGGCGCGGGCGACGCGTTCATGTCGGGGACCCTCCATGCCCTCGCCGTGCACGGGCTCTTGGGCCCCGACGCCCGGGAGCGGCTGCACGCCGTGGACCGGGACGCCGTCGCCGACGTCCTGCGCCACGCGGTCGCCTCCGCCGCCGTCACCGTCGCCCGCGCCGGGGCCAATCCGCCCGCTCCGAACGAGCTCCGCACGGCGCTCGACGTCAACTGACGCCACGTCATGACCCGTTCGGCTCAGTCGAACGCACCCTCGTGAGACGTTCCGCCGTTCGTCAACCCGATGCAGTACGACAACGGGATCGGGGCGACGGGTGGCGAGGAGACGGGCGGCCGGCAGCGGGACGGAGCCGGGGGCGCGGGCGGGCGTCTTAGCGGCCGGTGCGCGCACGGCGGTGCTGCGGGACGTTGCGGGCTGGGTGCCGGGTGAGCCGGTCGGCAACGAACGGCTGCCCGCCGACTGGGGCGTGGACGACGCCTGGGTACGCCGCCGCACCGGCATCGGCGGCCGGCACCGGGCCGGACCGGGCGTCGCCACCGGCGACCTCGCGTTCGAGGCGGCCTCCCGGCTGCTGGCCCGCCCTCAGGCGGCGGGCGGGGTGGACGCGGTGGTCCTCGCCACCGCCACTCCCGACCACCTCTGTCCCGGCACCGCCCCCGCGCTCACGGCCCGGCTGGGGCTCGGGACCGTACCGGCGCTGGACATCGCCGCCGTGTGCAGCGGGTTCGTCTACGGACTCGCCGTCTGCCACGGTCTGGTCAGCTCGGGCCTCTACGGCCGGATCCTCCTCGTCGGGGCCGACGTCTACTCGACCTGGCTCGACCCCGCCGACCGTTCGGCGGGCGTCGTCTTCGGCGACGGGGCCGGCGCCGCCCTGGTGGCGGCCGGACGCCACGGCGATCCGGGGGAGCTGCTGGCCTTCGACCTGGGCAGCGACGGTACGGGCTACGATCTGATCACCGTCCCCGGCGGCGGGTCCCGCGCGCGGGCGGGCGGGAAGCCGCCGGGCCCGGCCGACGCGTTCTTCCGGATGCAGGGCGGCACCGTCTACCAGCACGCCGTGGAGCGGATGACCGGCTCCTGCCGGACGCTCCTGGACCGGGTCGGCTGGGACCCGGCCGACGTCGACCGCTTCGTACCGCACCAGGCGAACGCCCGGATCCTGCGCGCGGTCGCCGAGCGGGTCGGCATCGCGCCGCAGCGCTGCGCGACCCATCTGGAGCGGGTCGGCAACACCGGCGCCGCCTCCATCCCGCTGGCCCTGGCCGACGCGGCGGACGAAGGACGCCTGCACCCCGGCGACCGGGTGCTGCTCACCGCCTTCGGGGGCGGACTGACCTGGGGTTCGGCGGCACTCCGCTGGCCCGGGACCCCGCAGACCACGTGCATGGACTCTAGGGAAGGAACACAGCATGTCGCTCCCCGCTGATCAGGGCACCGAGGCCCGGGCCGGCACCGCCGTCGCGGTGACGGGGGTCGGCCTCGTGACACCCGCAGGGGCGGACGAGCACAGCTTCTGGGAGGGGCTGTGCTCCGGGCGGTCCACCGCCCGGCGGATCGAGGAACTCGCTGGCCTGCCGGTCGACTTCGCCTGTCCGGTCGACGGCATCGACCTGGACGCGGCGGTGGGCGGCCGGTCGGTGTGGCGGATGGCCCGGTTCGTGAAGCTCGCGCTGGTGGCCGCCCGGCAGGCCGTCGCCGACGCCGGCCTCGACCCGGCCCGGTGGGACGGTACCCGGGTCGGCGTGGTGCTCGGCGTGGGTGTCGGCGGCGTCTCCGTACTCGTCGACAACGCGGCCAGGCTGGCGGCTTCGGGCCCCGAGGCGGTCTCTCCGCTCCTCGTGCCGATGATGATCCCCAACGCGGCGGCCGGCGAGGTCGCCATCGCACTCAAGGCGGGCGGCCCGAGCCTCGCCCCCGCCACCGCCTGTGCCTCCGGGGCCACGGCCGTCGCCGTCGCCCGCGATCTGCTGCTCGGGGGAAGCTGCGACGTGGTGGTCGCGGGCGGCGCGGAGTCGGTGCTGACCCCGCTGGTGGTCACCGCGTTCGCCCGGATGGGCGCGCTGTCCACCCGCACCGGCGAACCGGCCGCCGCCTCCCGCCCGTTCGCCGCCGACCGGGACGGCTTCGTCATCGGTGAGGGCGCCGCCATGCTCGTCCTGGAGCGCGAAGAGGGGGTACGGGCCCGGGGCGGCCGGACGCGCGCCCTGCTCACCGGGGCCGGCGCCAGCACCGACGCCCACCACCCCACCGCCCCGGCCCCCGACGGACTCGGAGCCCAGCGGGCCGTGCGGGCGGCGCTCGACCAGGCGGGCTGGACACCGGGGGACGTGGACCAC is a genomic window of Streptomyces sp. YPW6 containing:
- a CDS encoding carbohydrate kinase, whose amino-acid sequence is MLDRLAPLVIGECVADIVRLPDQGDRVHPGGSPANVAYGLARLGHHPTLLTQLGADGHGRLIRDRLTAAGVEVRTDDATAPTPSAVVTLDGRGHATYAFDIGWTLDPVPLDRVPGHVHTGSVAAVVDPGAATVLAAVESLRGAATVSYDPNVRPQLMGERSGAVARVERCVALSDVVKASDEDLRWLHPGEEPERIAGRWLAAGPALVLVTRGEAGAFALFPGGRITLGAPAVEVADTVGAGDAFMSGTLHALAVHGLLGPDARERLHAVDRDAVADVLRHAVASAAVTVARAGANPPAPNELRTALDVN
- a CDS encoding beta-ketoacyl-ACP synthase 3 codes for the protein MLRDVAGWVPGEPVGNERLPADWGVDDAWVRRRTGIGGRHRAGPGVATGDLAFEAASRLLARPQAAGGVDAVVLATATPDHLCPGTAPALTARLGLGTVPALDIAAVCSGFVYGLAVCHGLVSSGLYGRILLVGADVYSTWLDPADRSAGVVFGDGAGAALVAAGRHGDPGELLAFDLGSDGTGYDLITVPGGGSRARAGGKPPGPADAFFRMQGGTVYQHAVERMTGSCRTLLDRVGWDPADVDRFVPHQANARILRAVAERVGIAPQRCATHLERVGNTGAASIPLALADAADEGRLHPGDRVLLTAFGGGLTWGSAALRWPGTPQTTCMDSREGTQHVAPR
- a CDS encoding beta-ketoacyl synthase — protein: MSLPADQGTEARAGTAVAVTGVGLVTPAGADEHSFWEGLCSGRSTARRIEELAGLPVDFACPVDGIDLDAAVGGRSVWRMARFVKLALVAARQAVADAGLDPARWDGTRVGVVLGVGVGGVSVLVDNAARLAASGPEAVSPLLVPMMIPNAAAGEVAIALKAGGPSLAPATACASGATAVAVARDLLLGGSCDVVVAGGAESVLTPLVVTAFARMGALSTRTGEPAAASRPFAADRDGFVIGEGAAMLVLEREEGVRARGGRTRALLTGAGASTDAHHPTAPAPDGLGAQRAVRAALDQAGWTPGDVDHINAHGTSTPLNDAMETTLVSRLFPHRPSVTAPKGVTGHTLAAAGAIEAVATVLTLERSAVPPIANLDALPDAFPLDCVTKEPRHQRVETALSHSFGFGGHNVALAFQRA